From the Cyanobium sp. M30B3 genome, the window GTGCTGCGCGAGCGCGTGCGCAACTACGGCGAAACCGGCAAGGCCATCGATTTCTGGCTGGTGCGCAGGCCCGCCTTCCTGGAGACGCCGGAGCTGGCAGGCCAGATGGCGGCAGTGCCGCGGCCGGCGGCGGCGGTGATCTCCACCGATGAGAAGTTCATCACCTTCCTCAAGCTGCGGCTGGAATTCGTGCTGCAGGGTCAGTTCGACGCCCCCGGCGGCAGCATCGGCGATCCCCTGGCCAGCGTCGCCTGAGAACGCCGGTCCAGCTCAGAGCCGGGCCAGCTCAGAGCCGGGCCAGCTCAGAACAGTCCCAGAAACCTGCGACGCCCGCCCGCCTCGCTGCCGGCCGGCTTCCCCTGG encodes:
- a CDS encoding DUF2488 family protein, whose translation is MTTYHFVAASERFLCEEEPLEEVLRERVRNYGETGKAIDFWLVRRPAFLETPELAGQMAAVPRPAAAVISTDEKFITFLKLRLEFVLQGQFDAPGGSIGDPLASVA